From Pagrus major chromosome 2, Pma_NU_1.0, one genomic window encodes:
- the LOC141011701 gene encoding E3 ubiquitin-protein ligase TRIM39-like gives MASAIISLSTEGFLCSICLDVFTEPVSTPCGHNYCKACIKHYWSTSNVSQCPLCKEDFHGAPELRVNTEFRDMLEVFKRMAAAGDDNGSPARPGEVPCDLCHGTKRKALKSCLVCLASYCNAHLEPHHTVQALKWHHLINPVNLEDRVCKKHNRVMEFFCRREQSCVCVVCLKDDHVMHEYVSLEVEFNERKTKLQHMKRRVSRMLSKKCTKASEIKTSMMQDQQEVKRTKAETVKVFTALESKKVKLMELLEEKQRAAERRAEALIRQLQLEIDEDNWTRIELEEFSKTEDDFRLLQDLPSISSPSNIKHHLLQLDAVRSAVAKMEETLDEQMENIIRELSLVDKEETVEEPVQAEKVFDDVLGKIQSQYAINVTLDPNTAHPSLILSEDRKQVRDGGAKRKVPDKPMRFDFYHFVLGNEGFSSGRFYYEVLVKGQKVWEVGVTRESISRKGVALSLSPENGCWTLGSYWGRCQANASPPVVLSLSKNPEKVGVFVDYEGGLVCFYNVDARFLMYSFTRCVFTEGASRPRNLSALKVHNDAQAKTRIFPLFRPSAEWREPAPLQITPVSCTREQ, from the coding sequence ATGgcctcagccatcatctccctGTCTACAGAAGGGTTTCTGTGCTCGATCTGTCTGGATGTCTTCACCGAGCCGGTCTCCACTCCCTGCGGACACAACTACTGCAAGGCCTGCATCAAACACTACTGGTCTACCAGCAACGTCAGCCAGTGTCCGCTGTGCAAGGAGGACTTCCACGGAGCCCCCGAGCTACGAGTCAACACAGAATTCAGAGACATGTTGGAGGTTTTCAAGAGGATGGCAGCTGCAGGTGATGACAACGGTTCACCTGCCAGGCCTGGGGAGGTGCCCTGTGACCTCTGCCACGGGACGAAGCGTAAGGCTCTGAAATCCTGCCTGGTCTGTCTGGCCTCTTACTGCAACGCTCACCTGGAGCCTCATCACACGGTCCAGGCCTTAAAGTGGCACCACCTCATCAACCCTGTGAACCTGGAGGACAGGGTGTGCAAGAAACACAACAGGGTGATGGAGTTTTTCTGCAGGAGAGAGCAGAGCTGTGTTTGCGTTGTGTGCTTGAAGGATGACCACGTGATGCACGAGTACGTCTCTTTAGAGGTCGAGTTTAACGAGAGGAAAACTAAGCTGCAGCATATGAAAAGACGAGTCAGCCGCATGCTGAGCAAGAAGTGCACCAAGGCTAGTGAGATTAAGACCTCAATGATGCAAGATcagcaggaagtgaagagaaCGAAAGCAGAAACCGTCAAGGTGTTCACTGCTCTGGAGTCCAAAAAGGTGAAGCTGATGGAGCTGttggaggagaagcagagagcagcagagcgGCGGGCCGAAGCACTCATCAGACAACTGCAGCTGGAGATCGACGAGGACAATTGGACGAGAATCGAGCTGGAGGAGTTCTCAAAGACCGAGGACGACTTCAGACTCCTGCAGGACCTCCCATCCATCTCCTCCCCTTCAAATATCAAACACCATCTCCTGCAGCTAGACGCAGTGAGGAGCGCAGTGGCCAAGATGGAGGAGACGCTCGATGAACAGATGGAAAACATTATCAGAGAACTCAGTCTGGTAGATAAAGAGGAGACTGTTGAGGAACCGGTGCAAGCAGAGAAGGTGTTTGACGACGTTCTTGGGAAAATCCAGAGTCAGTATGCAATAAATGTGACTCTGGACCCCAACACGGCACACCCCTCCCTCATCCTCTCAGAGGACAGGAAACAAGTGAGGGACGGAGGCGCCAAGAGGAAAGTCCCCGACAAACCAATGAGGtttgatttttatcattttgttcTTGGAAACGAGGGGTTTTCTTCCGGCAGGTTCTACTACGAAGTTCTGGTTAAGGGTCAAAAAGTTTGGGAAGTCGGAGTGACGAGAGAGTCCATCAGCAGGAAGGGTGTCGCTCTGTCCCTCAGCCCTGAAAACGGATGCTGGACATTGGGGTCGTACTGGGGACGTTGCCAGGCAAACGCTAGTCCTCCCGTTGTCCTGTCCTTGTCCAAAAACCCTGAGAAGGTCGGAGTGTTTGTGGACTATGAAGGAGGGTTGGTCTGTTTCTACAACGTGGATGCTAGGTTTCTAATGTACTCCTTCACAAGATGTGTCTTCACAGAAGGTGCATCACGTCCGAGGAATTTATCAGCGCTCAAGGTTCACAACGACGCTCAAGCAAAGACCAGGATCTTCCCTTTATTCAGACCCAGTGCTGAGTGGAGAGAACCAGCTCCTCTACAGATCACTCCTGTCAGTTGCACGAGAGAGCAGTGA
- the clip3 gene encoding CAP-Gly domain-containing linker protein 3, with protein sequence MTKEENLEVQEKERHDREEQEEGRVQKEEEEALTEEEEEEEKDEEEEDEDEEYELKEEREGEDRAEVEDEEDDEQEDEREEREEEEEPAAGQEPEAEPEPEPLSVSEYQSPVHEPRRRAMVHPSAQAPLPKDYTFTFFDPNDPACLEILMDPRTTIPELFAIVRQWVPQVQHKIDIIGNEILKRGCHVNDRDGLTDMTLLHYSCKAGAHGVGDPAAALRLSSQLISLGADASLRSRWTNMNALHYAAYFDVPELIRVLLKASKPRVLNSTCSDFHYGTALHIAASNLCLGAVKCLLEHGANPTVRNDKGLVPADVVPDPMDMSLDKAEAAMVAKELKQLLLDAVPLSCNLPRATLPNYDNIPGNLMLTSLGLKLGERVLLDDMKTGTLRFCGTTEFASGQWVGVELDEPEGKNDGSVGGVRYFICPPKLGIFAPVSKISKAVDQTPSSVTSTPRTPRIDLASRLAGKTKKEKEKKERVKSQKKKTSVASLDPEGLNVEVGDHVLVAGQKNGIVRFYGKTDFAPGYWFGIELDQPTGKHDGSVFGVRYFSCLPKYGVFAPPSRVQRIGGPKDGSQNDKSMVKKVHQVTMSQPKRNFNTMRSPKDLTSESSISRLLFCCWFPWMLRAEMQS encoded by the exons ATGACTAAAGAGGAGAACCTGGAGGtgcaggagaaggagaggcacgaccgggaggagcaggaggaggggagggtccagaaagaggaggaggaggcgttgaccgaggaggaggaggaagaggagaaagacgaggaagaagaggatgaagacgaGGAGTACGAGctgaaagaggagagggagggggaggacaGAGCGGAggtggaggacgaggaggacgacgaGCAGGAGGACGAGCGGGAGGAgcgggaggaagaggaggagccaGCGGCCGGTCAGGAGCCCGAGGCCGAGCCGGAGCCCGAGCCGCTGTCGGTGTCCGAGTACCAGAGTCCAGTTCACGAGCCGCGGCGCCGAGCCATGGTGCACCCGTCCGCCCAGGCCCCGCTGCCCAAAGACTACA CCTTCACCTTCTTCGACCCCAATGACCCGGCCTGTTTGGAGATCCTCATGGATCCTCGGACCACCATCCCCGAGCTGTTCGCCATCGTGCGTCAGTGGGTCCCACAGGTGCAGCACAAGATCGACATAATCGGCAACGAG ATCCTGAAGCGCGGCTGCCACGTGAACGACCGCGACGGTCTGACCGACATGACGCTGCTGCACTACAGCTGTAAGGCCGGAGCACATGGAGTTG GCGACCCGGCGGCCGCGCTGCGTCTCAGCAGTCAGCTGATCTCTCTGGGCGCCGACGCGAGTCTGAGGAGCCGCTGGACCAACATGAACGCTCTGCACTACGCCGCTTACTTCGACGTCCCGGAGCTGATCCGGGTCCTGCTGAAGGCCTCTAAACCCAGAG TGTTGAACTCCACGTGCAGTGACTTCCACTATGGGACAGCTCTCCACATCGCTGCCTCCAACCTCTGTCTGGGTGCAGTTAAGTGTCTGCTGGAGCACGGAGCCAACCCCACCGTCCGG AACGATAAGGGCCTGGTCCCAGCAGACGTGGTTCCTGACCCGATGGACATGAGCCTGGACAAGGCCGAGGCGGCCATGGTGGCCAAAGagctgaagcagctgctgctcGACGCCGTCCCTCTGAGCTGTAACCTTCCCCGAGCCACGCTGCCAAACTATGACAACATCCCAGGAAACCTGATGCTGACCTCTCTGGGGCTGAAGCTAGGAGAACGTGTGCTGCTGGACGACATGAAG ACCGGCACTCTGAGGTTTTGTGGGACTACAGAGTTCGCCAGCGGCCAGTGGGTCGGCGTGGAGCTCGACGAGCCGGAGGGGAAGAACGACGGCAGCGTGGGCGGCGTCCGCTACTTCATCTGCCCTCCTAAACTTG GGATTTTTGCTCCGGTGTCAAAGATTTCCAAAGCTGTGGATCAGACGCCGTCATCCGTCACCTCCACCCCCAGAACCCCCCGCATAGACCTGGCCTCCCGCCTCGCTGGAAAGAccaagaaggagaaggagaagaaggagagagtgaAAT cccagaagaagaagacgtcAGTAGCCAGTCTGGATCCAGAGGGACTGAACGTGGAAGTCGGAGATCACGTTCTGGTGGCCGGACAGAAAAATGGCATCGTTCGCTTCTACGGCAAGACGGACTTCGCTCCAG GGTACTGGTTCGGTATCGAGTTGGATCAGCCGACAGGAAAACACGACGGCTCGGTGTTCGGAGTCCGCTACTTCAGCTGCCTGCCCAAATACGGAGTGTTCGCTCCGCCCTCACGTGTCCAGAG AATCGGAGGTCCTAAAGACGGCTCACAGAACGACAAATCCATGGTGAAGAAAGTTCATCAAGTCACCA TGTCACAGCCGAAGCGTAACTTCAACACGATGCGTTCTCCTAAAGACCTGACCTCCGAGAGCTCCATATCCAG ATTGCTGTTCTGCTGTTGGTTTCCGTGGATGCTGCGTGCTGAGATGCAGTCCTAA
- the dharma gene encoding dharma — protein sequence MEGSRVSDFSIERILSPQLGHKPPVTEVSPGGYLQGFPAGLSPDSGCFRATAPVPMPVPGCLQYRGMGFGEAFYPYGAGFHHTDFSRVHSNSGVYVHFSSQEPADAQQLVGYHGYHQAGVQSQQRQRSRMRTVFTDSQTKRLEALFELTDYPTVEARADVARSTGLSEETVRVWFKNRRARRKRQRSGSKVKSPSPPRSAGAEKRLLTTFL from the exons ATGGAGGGAAGCAGAGTGTCGGACTTCAGCATCGAGCGCATCCTCTCCCCGCAGCTCGGACACAAGCCGCCGGTCACGGAGGTCTCACCGGGCGGGTATCTCCAGGGATTCCCCGCCGGACTCAGTCCAGACTCCGGGTGCTTCAGAGCTACTGCGCCGGTCCCGATGCCCGTACCAGGCTGCCTGCAGTACCGAGGAATGGGCTTCGGAGAGGCGTTTTACCCGTATGGAGCCGGTTTCCATCACACAGACTTCAGCAGAGTTCACTCAAACTCCGGAGTTTACGTGCACTTCAGCAGCCAGGAACCTGCAg ATGCTCAACAGTTGGTAGGTTACCATGGTTACCACCAGGCCGGGGTGCAGTCGCAGCAGCGTCAGAGGTCCCGGATGAGGACGGTCTTCACCGACAGTCAGACGAAGCGGCTCGAGGCGCTGTTCGAGCTCACCGACTACCCGACCGTGGAGGCGCGCGCCGACGTGGCGAGGAGCACCGGGCTGAGCGAGGAGACCGTCAGG GTGTGGTTTAAGAACCGCAGAGCCCGGAGGAAGCGGCAGCGCAgcgggtcaaaggtcaaatcCCCGTCCCCTCCCCGCAGCGCTGGAGCCGAGAAGAGGCTCCTCACCACCTTCCTCTGA